The following proteins are encoded in a genomic region of Micromonospora olivasterospora:
- a CDS encoding helix-turn-helix transcriptional regulator, translating to MGKLRLVASQEVQEMLRVSRTRAYQITNSKTFPDPVAVLSVGRIWRAEDVERWIRDHRPDLQDAEE from the coding sequence ATGGGGAAGCTACGACTGGTGGCGAGCCAGGAGGTGCAGGAGATGCTCCGCGTCTCCCGTACGCGCGCCTACCAGATCACCAACTCGAAGACCTTCCCCGACCCCGTGGCCGTCCTGTCGGTCGGGCGGATCTGGCGGGCTGAGGACGTGGAGCGGTGGATCAGAGACCACCGACCGGATCTTCAGGACGCGGAAGAGTAG
- a CDS encoding DUF2075 domain-containing protein, which yields MSEFRISADGLLRLATSGILADQIAEQIGHRVSPAEHRSWSRSLAVLGQDLVDAGLSQVEVLVEYQLPLTSKRVDVVLAGVHPTTAEDSYVVVELKQWSYAEAYEDSDRLVLVEHAKGPRLHPGVQVGDYCEYLTDFLGVLGDRRNPVRGAAYLHNAMDRDVNDLFARRPTEHSRIFTKQRRGQFLDYLRTHLAPAPGAAAADRFLTSYVRPSKHLLSYAAQELKERSHFTLLDEQRLAYELVLHAVERARSADRKSVVVVSGGPGSGKSVIALSVLGELARQNRAVMHATGSRSFTQTLRRYAGRGSTRLKNLFGYFNSFMSAERNGFDVLICDEAHRIRETSVNRFTPKAKRDKARPQIDELIAAARVPVFLLDEHQVVKPGELGSVEVISRYAEQLGLDVEVVSLHDQFRCGGSEAYEQWVLDLLGLDGGKPSVWHGDGRFDLRLAESPKEMEAFLATKQAAGETARMSAGYCWPWSEPRPDESLVPDVQIGGWARPWNVKSDRSVGEAPGSAYWATDPNGFGQVGCVYTAQGFEYEWSGVMIGPDLVARDGRLVTQRSESKDPAFRSRKALSDVEADRLIRNTYKVLMTRGMRGTMLYSTDPETREWLASLVRVRRGLETVYESAGSH from the coding sequence TTGTCCGAATTCCGCATTTCCGCCGATGGTCTACTCCGCCTGGCCACCAGCGGCATCCTCGCCGACCAGATCGCGGAGCAGATCGGCCACAGGGTGAGCCCCGCCGAGCACCGCTCATGGTCGCGCAGCCTGGCGGTGCTCGGGCAGGATCTCGTTGACGCCGGCCTGAGCCAGGTCGAGGTGCTGGTCGAGTACCAACTCCCGCTGACCAGCAAGCGCGTCGACGTGGTGCTCGCCGGGGTCCACCCGACGACGGCCGAGGACTCCTATGTCGTCGTCGAGCTCAAGCAGTGGTCCTACGCCGAAGCCTACGAGGACTCGGACCGGCTCGTCCTGGTGGAGCATGCCAAAGGTCCGCGGCTGCATCCGGGCGTGCAGGTCGGCGACTACTGCGAGTACCTCACCGACTTCCTCGGCGTCCTCGGTGACCGGCGAAACCCGGTGCGCGGCGCTGCGTACCTGCACAACGCCATGGACCGGGACGTCAACGACCTGTTCGCCCGCCGCCCCACGGAGCACAGCAGGATCTTCACCAAGCAACGGCGCGGCCAATTCCTCGACTACCTCCGTACCCATCTGGCACCCGCGCCGGGTGCAGCCGCCGCAGACCGCTTCCTCACCAGTTACGTCCGGCCCAGCAAGCACCTCCTGTCGTACGCCGCGCAGGAGCTGAAGGAACGGTCCCACTTCACACTGCTCGACGAGCAGCGCCTCGCATACGAGCTGGTGTTGCACGCGGTGGAGCGGGCCAGGTCGGCGGACCGGAAGTCGGTCGTGGTCGTCTCGGGCGGGCCCGGCAGCGGCAAGAGCGTGATCGCGCTGTCGGTGCTGGGGGAACTCGCCCGGCAGAACCGGGCCGTCATGCACGCCACCGGCTCCCGGTCGTTCACCCAGACCCTGCGCCGCTATGCCGGCCGCGGCTCCACTCGGCTGAAGAACCTGTTCGGCTACTTCAACAGCTTCATGTCCGCCGAACGCAACGGCTTCGATGTGCTGATCTGCGACGAGGCGCACCGGATCCGGGAGACTTCGGTCAACCGGTTCACCCCGAAGGCCAAGCGGGACAAGGCCCGGCCGCAGATCGACGAACTGATCGCCGCCGCGCGCGTACCCGTCTTCCTGCTTGACGAGCACCAGGTGGTGAAGCCAGGCGAGCTGGGCAGCGTGGAGGTCATCTCCCGGTACGCCGAGCAACTCGGCCTGGATGTCGAGGTCGTCTCGCTGCACGACCAGTTCCGCTGCGGTGGCAGCGAGGCGTACGAGCAATGGGTCCTCGACCTGCTCGGCCTCGACGGCGGGAAGCCGTCGGTCTGGCACGGCGACGGCCGGTTCGACCTGCGATTGGCGGAGTCGCCGAAGGAAATGGAGGCGTTTCTGGCGACAAAGCAGGCCGCGGGGGAAACTGCCCGCATGTCGGCGGGTTACTGCTGGCCGTGGAGCGAGCCGCGACCGGACGAGTCGCTGGTGCCGGACGTACAGATCGGCGGCTGGGCCCGGCCGTGGAACGTCAAGAGCGACCGTAGCGTGGGCGAGGCACCGGGCAGCGCCTACTGGGCCACGGACCCGAACGGCTTCGGCCAGGTGGGTTGCGTCTACACCGCGCAGGGCTTCGAGTACGAGTGGTCAGGCGTCATGATCGGCCCGGATCTGGTCGCTCGCGACGGCCGACTGGTCACCCAACGGTCCGAGTCGAAGGACCCGGCGTTCCGCAGCCGCAAGGCGCTCAGCGACGTCGAGGCGGACCGCCTGATCCGCAACACGTACAAGGTGCTGATGACGCGCGGCATGCGCGGCACGATGCTCTACTCGACCGACCCGGAGACGCGTGAATGGCTGGCGTCGCTGGTACGTGTTCGGCGCGGGCTGGAGACGGTGTATGAATCCGCAGGGAGTCACTAA
- a CDS encoding nucleotide pyrophosphohydrolase → MDHLMREVRAFAEARDWQQFHTPKNLAMALAGEVGELLAEFQWLTPEQSAQVMSDLEAGVRVKAEIGDVMIYLTRLADVLGIDLTDAALTKLNEVAVRYPVDEARGSAAKR, encoded by the coding sequence ATGGATCACCTCATGCGTGAGGTACGGGCTTTCGCAGAGGCGCGGGATTGGCAGCAGTTCCACACCCCGAAGAACCTCGCCATGGCCCTCGCCGGGGAGGTCGGAGAACTGCTGGCCGAGTTCCAATGGCTGACTCCCGAGCAATCTGCCCAGGTCATGTCCGACCTCGAAGCGGGCGTCCGCGTGAAGGCGGAGATCGGCGACGTCATGATCTACCTGACCAGGCTCGCCGACGTCCTGGGCATCGACCTGACCGATGCGGCGCTCACGAAGTTGAATGAGGTGGCCGTCCGCTACCCCGTTGACGAGGCAAGGGGATCGGCCGCGAAGCGGTAA
- a CDS encoding TIGR02677 family protein produces the protein MPLGTGSPAQPFAHLQAQNSALYRQILDAFVRAKQRFTVHLRPEDVLIEILTAVRSTTEEVPTGAGPSLETVRAALDQLAGWGNLRADPDTGRVTTVEDFHRARYLYQLTREGHAAEDAIARYEEAIGRRGALQSVALSDIAEQLRGLLAVAEAAAAGEPPDAAKTHLLLLSLVDRFTGLADNAQAFMASLRRAIDFSDADVAAFLAYKEQLIAYLERFIADLANRGAEIAALARRIEAVGVTPLLEVAARREAADAAPREEHGGADGRDGLDRDAWDGHDAAMRQALDTWRLRWAGLRDWFISGDSSRPAQARLLRTAAIGGIRQLLSTVAAINERRAGRSDRSADFRRLALWFAETPDDEAAHRLWHTAFGLSPARHLTTTAATLAAAEERPVPAATPWARAPRLEISPRLRRTGSYERRGAPNRVIDRSEQRRVLAERMRREAEQTARARAALATPGPIRLSELAGLDSAEFRLFLQLLGDALAARRPDQSEVTTTTSDGTMAVRLRRVDGAPPARVVTQDGVLTGPEHLIEITDLVGADR, from the coding sequence ATGCCTCTCGGGACCGGGTCGCCCGCGCAACCGTTCGCCCATCTCCAGGCACAGAATTCGGCCCTGTACCGGCAGATCCTGGATGCCTTCGTCCGGGCGAAGCAGCGCTTCACCGTGCACCTGCGGCCGGAGGACGTGCTGATCGAGATCCTGACCGCGGTGCGGTCCACGACGGAGGAGGTCCCCACCGGGGCCGGGCCGTCGCTGGAGACCGTGCGCGCCGCCCTGGACCAGCTCGCCGGGTGGGGCAACCTGCGCGCCGACCCCGACACCGGCCGGGTGACAACGGTCGAGGACTTCCACCGGGCCCGATACCTCTACCAGCTCACCCGCGAGGGACACGCGGCGGAGGACGCGATCGCCAGGTACGAGGAGGCGATCGGGCGGCGGGGCGCCCTGCAGTCGGTGGCGCTGTCCGACATCGCGGAACAGCTGCGCGGGCTGCTGGCCGTCGCCGAAGCGGCCGCGGCCGGCGAGCCGCCGGACGCGGCGAAGACACACCTGCTGTTGCTGAGCCTCGTCGACCGGTTCACCGGCCTGGCCGACAACGCGCAGGCCTTCATGGCGTCACTGCGCCGGGCGATCGACTTCTCCGACGCCGACGTCGCGGCGTTCCTGGCGTACAAGGAGCAGTTGATCGCCTACCTGGAGCGGTTCATCGCCGACCTGGCCAACCGGGGCGCGGAGATCGCGGCGCTCGCCCGCCGGATCGAGGCGGTCGGCGTGACGCCGCTGCTGGAGGTGGCGGCGCGGCGCGAGGCCGCCGACGCCGCGCCTCGCGAGGAGCACGGCGGCGCGGACGGGCGGGACGGCCTGGACCGGGACGCCTGGGACGGGCACGACGCCGCCATGCGGCAGGCCCTGGACACCTGGCGCCTGCGTTGGGCGGGGCTGCGTGACTGGTTCATCAGCGGCGACAGCAGCCGCCCTGCCCAGGCGCGGCTGCTGCGTACGGCGGCGATCGGTGGGATCCGGCAGCTGCTGAGCACGGTCGCGGCGATCAACGAGCGGCGGGCCGGCCGGTCGGACCGCTCGGCCGACTTCCGCCGGCTGGCCCTCTGGTTCGCCGAGACACCGGACGACGAGGCGGCGCACCGGCTCTGGCACACCGCGTTCGGGCTCTCCCCCGCGCGGCACCTCACCACCACGGCGGCGACCCTCGCCGCCGCCGAGGAGCGCCCGGTGCCGGCCGCCACGCCGTGGGCGCGGGCGCCCCGGTTGGAGATCAGCCCTCGGCTGCGCCGCACCGGCTCGTACGAGCGGCGAGGCGCGCCGAACCGGGTGATCGACCGGTCGGAGCAGCGTCGCGTGCTCGCCGAGCGGATGCGCCGCGAGGCGGAACAGACCGCCCGCGCCCGGGCCGCGCTGGCCACCCCGGGTCCGATCCGCCTCTCCGAGCTGGCGGGGCTGGACTCGGCGGAGTTCCGGCTCTTCCTCCAGTTGCTCGGTGACGCCCTGGCCGCCCGCCGGCCGGACCAGTCGGAGGTGACGACCACGACGTCGGACGGCACGATGGCGGTCCGGCTGCGACGGGTCGACGGGGCACCGCCGGCGCGGGTCGTCACCCAGGACGGAGTGCTGACCGGGCCGGAGCACCTCATCGAGATCACCGATCTGGTCGGGGCCGACCGGTGA
- a CDS encoding TIGR02680 family protein: MTVPLADQLPLPAKERWQPLRAGLVDIFYYDQEEFHFHGGSLLLRGNNGTGKSKVLALMLPFLLDGDLAPYRVEPDGDPHKRMEWNLLLGGRYPHPERLGYTWLEFGRRDRDGERYLTIGCGLKAVAGRGIARHWFFVTSQRVGVDLALVNATGTALTRERLRDALGSAGMVHDRAADYRRAVDEALFGLGNRYDALVSLLIRLRQPQLSKRPDEKSLSRALTDALPPLDENLITQVAEAFRSLDDERVTLRELAETKRAADDFLTRYRQYARVATRRRAGLLRQQHSRYEQLGRELAEAQRAYDQADADLTGALTRIDGLTERSRELATRLQALRDSPEARTAEHLRRLRGIADERDQFAVRQEERLHDLEADVTRAGRTAEDAARELRQAQDAEDAARGQVERDAAAARLADRHAARVLAALPVGLAEATRASDELVASRSGSLRTLDRLRAAADAAQDRADRARDEADRLDAEVAAADLRVAEAESAATEAGELLVQRTREHLDGVVELPVGDLDGVLAELEQWVGTLAGENPAARETARAATAATEALARADAALEAEEREVRDGLRRAEAELRRLEAGTHQPPPVPHTRADEVRRDRPGAPLWRVVDFAPEVPAAQRAGIEAALEAAGVLDAWLDPDGALRDPVSGDTVLRPGGAVAANLGRLLRPAVDRADPACAALSDESVAGVLAAIGLGAGSAVTWVDATGAFGNGVVAGRWVKPAAEHIGDSAREASRRARIDQLRREAAELSARLAAVADHRGEVRRRREQVAAEARALPSDQPLREAHTRVRGAYEARRDVVQRRDEATEALSRRLAEAATALNEATEFADDVGLPYDVEELASVRDGLQSYRVALAAWWPTVTGVRTAHARRDEAAWLHSERLERLAPAAAEAAEARDAARAARVEFETLDATAGASVADLQRRIAEATGLLTGCERDREEARGQEAAARDARGDAGGRRSRLQQELHEATGARDDAVEGLRAFAGTGLVDLACPGLEVPDVAQPWAATPAVALARAVERELVDTDDDDRRWDRLQQQVSMDVKALTDGLSRQGHQVVTTIREETMVVEVSFQGRTRTVADLSAALVDEIDERQRMLSAHEREVLETHLVNEVAGALQELIVGAERQVAGMNEELEARPTSTGMRLRLLWRPTRDAPAGLADLRAKQLRQTTDVWNDEDRRAVGAFLQEQINRERLRDDAATWSEQLTRALDYRAWHEFTIQRHQDGQWRPATGPASGGERVLAASVPLFAAASSYYGSAGNPYAPRLIALDEAFAGVDDDSRAKCLGLLATFDLDVVLTSEREWGCYPQVPGLGIAHLARHDGIDAVLVTPWRWDGRERHLLSAPERRAPRQRNAHPDDHQPEPVTAPGLWDAP; the protein is encoded by the coding sequence ATGACCGTACCGCTGGCCGACCAGCTGCCGCTTCCGGCGAAGGAGCGCTGGCAGCCGTTGCGCGCCGGGCTGGTCGACATCTTCTACTACGACCAGGAGGAGTTCCACTTCCACGGCGGGAGCCTGCTGCTGCGGGGCAACAACGGCACCGGCAAGTCGAAGGTGCTGGCGCTGATGCTGCCGTTCCTGCTCGACGGCGATCTGGCGCCGTACCGGGTGGAGCCGGACGGCGACCCGCACAAGCGGATGGAGTGGAACCTGCTGCTCGGCGGCCGGTACCCGCACCCGGAGCGGCTGGGCTACACCTGGTTGGAGTTCGGCCGCCGGGACCGCGACGGGGAGCGTTACCTCACCATCGGGTGCGGTCTGAAGGCGGTCGCCGGGCGGGGCATCGCCCGGCACTGGTTCTTCGTCACCAGCCAGCGGGTCGGCGTCGACCTGGCGCTGGTGAACGCGACCGGCACGGCGTTGACCCGGGAGCGGCTGCGCGACGCTCTCGGGTCCGCGGGGATGGTCCACGACCGGGCGGCGGACTACCGGCGGGCCGTGGACGAGGCGCTGTTCGGGCTCGGCAACCGGTACGACGCGCTGGTCTCCCTGCTGATCCGGCTGCGCCAGCCGCAGCTGTCGAAGCGGCCGGACGAGAAGAGCCTGTCCCGGGCGCTCACCGACGCGCTGCCGCCACTCGACGAGAACCTGATCACCCAGGTCGCGGAGGCGTTCCGCAGTCTGGACGACGAGCGGGTGACGCTGCGGGAGCTGGCCGAGACGAAACGGGCCGCCGACGACTTCCTCACCCGCTACCGGCAGTACGCGCGGGTCGCGACGCGCCGCCGGGCCGGGCTGCTGCGCCAGCAGCACAGCCGCTACGAACAGCTCGGGCGGGAGCTGGCCGAGGCGCAGCGGGCCTACGACCAGGCCGACGCCGACCTGACCGGGGCGTTGACGCGCATCGACGGGTTGACGGAGCGGTCCCGGGAGCTGGCCACGCGGCTGCAGGCGCTGCGGGACAGCCCGGAGGCGCGTACCGCCGAGCATCTGCGCCGGCTGCGGGGCATCGCCGACGAGCGGGACCAGTTCGCCGTCCGGCAGGAGGAGCGGCTGCACGACCTGGAAGCCGACGTGACCCGCGCCGGGCGGACCGCCGAGGACGCGGCCCGGGAGCTGCGGCAGGCGCAGGACGCCGAGGACGCGGCGCGCGGGCAGGTCGAGCGGGACGCCGCGGCGGCGCGGCTGGCCGACCGGCACGCGGCGCGGGTACTGGCCGCGCTGCCGGTCGGGCTGGCCGAGGCGACCCGGGCCTCGGACGAGCTGGTCGCCTCGCGGTCGGGTTCGCTGCGGACCCTGGACCGGCTCCGCGCCGCCGCCGACGCGGCCCAGGATCGGGCGGACCGGGCCCGCGACGAGGCGGACCGGCTCGACGCCGAGGTGGCCGCCGCGGACCTACGGGTCGCGGAGGCCGAGTCGGCCGCGACCGAGGCGGGTGAGCTGCTGGTCCAGCGGACCCGGGAGCACCTTGACGGCGTGGTCGAGCTGCCGGTCGGCGACCTCGACGGCGTCCTCGCGGAACTGGAGCAGTGGGTCGGCACGCTGGCCGGGGAGAACCCGGCGGCGCGGGAGACGGCGCGCGCCGCCACGGCCGCGACGGAGGCCCTCGCCCGCGCCGACGCCGCGTTGGAGGCCGAGGAACGCGAGGTCCGCGACGGTCTGCGACGGGCCGAGGCGGAGCTGCGCCGGCTTGAGGCGGGGACGCATCAGCCGCCGCCCGTGCCGCACACGCGCGCCGACGAGGTACGCCGGGACCGGCCGGGCGCGCCGCTGTGGCGGGTGGTGGACTTCGCCCCGGAGGTGCCGGCGGCGCAGCGGGCCGGCATCGAGGCTGCCCTGGAGGCGGCAGGGGTCCTCGATGCCTGGCTCGACCCCGACGGGGCACTGCGCGACCCGGTCAGCGGGGACACCGTGCTGCGGCCCGGCGGGGCGGTGGCGGCCAACCTGGGGCGGCTGCTCCGCCCGGCGGTCGACCGGGCGGACCCGGCCTGCGCGGCGCTGTCGGACGAGTCCGTGGCGGGCGTGCTCGCCGCGATCGGCCTGGGCGCCGGCTCGGCGGTGACGTGGGTCGACGCGACCGGCGCGTTCGGCAACGGTGTCGTCGCCGGACGCTGGGTCAAACCGGCGGCGGAACACATCGGCGACAGCGCCCGGGAGGCGTCCCGCCGGGCCCGGATCGACCAGCTGCGGCGGGAGGCCGCGGAGCTGTCGGCGCGGCTGGCCGCCGTCGCGGACCATCGCGGCGAGGTGCGCCGGCGGCGGGAGCAAGTCGCCGCCGAGGCGCGGGCGCTGCCGTCGGACCAGCCGCTGCGGGAGGCACACACCCGGGTACGCGGCGCGTACGAGGCCCGCCGCGACGTCGTCCAGCGGCGGGACGAGGCGACCGAGGCGCTCAGCCGGCGGCTCGCCGAGGCGGCGACCGCGCTGAACGAGGCGACCGAGTTCGCCGACGACGTCGGCCTGCCGTACGACGTCGAGGAGCTGGCCTCGGTGCGGGACGGGCTGCAGTCGTACCGGGTGGCCCTGGCCGCCTGGTGGCCGACCGTGACGGGCGTGCGTACGGCGCACGCCCGTCGGGACGAGGCGGCGTGGCTGCACTCCGAACGGCTGGAGCGGCTGGCGCCGGCGGCGGCCGAGGCAGCCGAGGCGCGGGACGCGGCGCGGGCGGCCCGGGTGGAGTTCGAGACGCTGGACGCCACCGCCGGCGCGTCCGTGGCGGACCTGCAGCGCCGCATCGCGGAGGCGACCGGGCTGCTGACGGGCTGCGAGCGCGACCGGGAGGAGGCCCGGGGGCAGGAGGCGGCGGCCCGGGACGCCCGGGGTGACGCCGGCGGGCGGCGCAGCCGGCTGCAGCAGGAGCTGCACGAGGCGACCGGGGCCCGGGACGACGCCGTCGAGGGACTGCGCGCCTTCGCCGGCACCGGCCTGGTCGACCTGGCCTGCCCGGGGCTGGAGGTGCCGGACGTGGCGCAGCCTTGGGCGGCGACCCCGGCGGTGGCGCTGGCCCGGGCCGTCGAGCGGGAGCTGGTCGACACGGACGACGACGATCGGCGGTGGGACCGGCTGCAGCAGCAGGTCAGCATGGACGTGAAGGCGCTGACCGACGGCCTCTCCCGGCAGGGTCACCAGGTGGTGACGACCATCCGGGAGGAGACGATGGTCGTCGAGGTCAGCTTCCAGGGGCGGACCCGCACCGTCGCCGATCTGTCCGCCGCGCTGGTCGACGAGATCGACGAGCGGCAGCGGATGCTCTCCGCGCACGAGCGGGAGGTGTTGGAGACGCACCTGGTCAACGAGGTGGCCGGGGCGCTCCAGGAGCTGATCGTCGGCGCCGAGCGGCAGGTCGCGGGGATGAACGAGGAACTCGAGGCCCGGCCCACCTCGACGGGGATGCGGCTGCGGCTGCTGTGGCGGCCGACCCGCGACGCCCCCGCCGGGCTCGCCGACCTGCGCGCCAAGCAGTTGCGGCAGACCACGGACGTCTGGAACGACGAGGACCGGCGCGCCGTGGGCGCCTTCCTGCAGGAGCAGATCAACCGGGAACGGTTGCGCGACGATGCGGCGACCTGGTCGGAGCAGCTGACCCGCGCGCTGGACTACCGGGCGTGGCACGAGTTCACGATCCAGCGGCACCAGGACGGGCAGTGGCGCCCGGCGACCGGGCCCGCGTCCGGCGGTGAGCGGGTGCTGGCGGCGAGCGTTCCGCTGTTCGCCGCCGCGTCGTCCTACTACGGCTCGGCCGGCAACCCGTACGCGCCTCGGCTGATCGCGCTGGACGAGGCGTTCGCGGGGGTGGACGACGACTCCCGCGCGAAGTGCCTGGGGCTGCTGGCCACCTTCGACCTCGACGTGGTACTGACCAGCGAGCGGGAGTGGGGCTGTTATCCGCAGGTGCCCGGCCTCGGGATCGCTCATCTGGCCCGGCACGACGGCATCGACGCGGTGCTGGTCACCCCGTGGCGCTGGGACGGACGTGAACGACACCTGTTGTCCGCGCCGGAGCGGCGGGCGCCGCGGCAACGGAACGCCCACCCGGACGATCATCAGCCCGAGCCGGTGACGGCACCGGGCCTGTGGGATGCGCCGTGA
- a CDS encoding alkaline phosphatase D family protein, with the protein MAEFDLDLVLHLGDYIYEGDPRTEAVRQHNPSSGTAVDAGQLSTLADFRNRHALYRTDGQLQAAHRAFPFVAIWDDHEAEDNYADLDDSQDDLPYAQRHQTRQEFAVQRANAYQAWYEHTPIRASYLPGSPGLRIYRRLDFGTLLRLNMLDTRQYRTNQPGDAPGDLGPLALGAANAAGTLTGPEQESWLLDGLRASPALWNVLGQQVMMAAARFLNPPPASVGNLDQWDGYSPQRARLLSAVRASGATNPVVLAGDIHSTWVSDLKLNFDDPASPVVATEFVSTSITSDFPAELLPVVEGSNPAFNPWVRYFNGRTHGWLRMDVDRSRWLTEERSVASVDSPDAPASTTARWEVEAGRPGAVPA; encoded by the coding sequence ATGGCCGAGTTCGACCTGGATCTCGTGCTCCACCTCGGTGACTACATCTACGAGGGGGACCCGAGAACGGAGGCGGTCCGGCAGCACAATCCGTCGTCGGGGACCGCCGTGGATGCCGGGCAACTGTCGACCCTCGCGGACTTCCGCAACCGGCACGCGCTCTACCGCACGGACGGCCAACTCCAGGCCGCGCACCGCGCGTTCCCGTTCGTCGCGATCTGGGACGACCACGAGGCCGAGGACAACTACGCCGACCTCGACGACAGCCAGGACGACCTGCCGTACGCCCAGCGCCACCAGACGCGGCAGGAGTTCGCGGTCCAGCGGGCGAACGCCTACCAGGCGTGGTACGAGCACACCCCGATCCGGGCGTCGTACCTGCCCGGCTCGCCGGGCCTGCGCATCTACCGCCGCCTCGACTTCGGCACCCTGCTGCGGCTGAACATGCTCGACACCCGCCAGTACCGCACCAACCAGCCCGGCGACGCGCCGGGCGACCTCGGCCCGTTGGCGCTGGGCGCCGCGAACGCGGCCGGCACCCTGACCGGCCCGGAGCAGGAGTCCTGGCTGCTCGACGGGCTGCGCGCGTCGCCGGCGCTGTGGAACGTGCTCGGCCAGCAGGTGATGATGGCGGCGGCCCGCTTCCTCAACCCGCCGCCGGCGTCGGTCGGCAACCTCGACCAGTGGGACGGCTACTCGCCGCAGCGGGCCCGCCTGCTGTCCGCGGTACGGGCCAGCGGCGCGACGAACCCGGTCGTGCTGGCCGGCGACATCCACTCGACCTGGGTGAGCGACCTGAAGCTCAACTTCGACGACCCGGCCTCGCCGGTGGTCGCCACCGAGTTCGTGTCCACCTCGATCACGTCGGACTTCCCGGCCGAGCTGCTGCCGGTGGTGGAGGGGTCGAATCCGGCGTTCAACCCGTGGGTGCGGTACTTCAACGGCCGCACCCACGGGTGGCTGCGCATGGACGTCGACCGGTCGCGCTGGCTGACCGAGGAGCGCTCGGTCGCCTCCGTCGACTCGCCCGACGCTCCCGCGTCCACCACCGCCCGCTGGGAGGTCGAGGCGGGACGGCCGGGAGCCGTACCGGCCTGA